One Deltaproteobacteria bacterium DNA window includes the following coding sequences:
- the pilB gene encoding type IV-A pilus assembly ATPase PilB: MNDRIGELLVQKNLLSQEQLKRAKEEARTSGTRVGYQITKLGFVAETAVADAVSGQYGVPTIELNDFEVDPEVIALIPEDVANKHLILPVNRAGSTLIIAMSDPSNIFAIDDVKFLTGYNVEVVVAAEASVRRAIERYYDAAQNLEEVMAGFDDEDFEIVGGEDGTNLEELEKAVEDAPVVKLANVILTDAIKKNASDIHVEPYEKDFRVRYRIDGVLYEVMKPPRKLRNPLTSRMKIMANLDIAERRLPQDGRIKLKMGKSKEMDYRVSVLPTLFGEKIVMRLLDKSNLQLDMTKLGFEEPQLRDFKTSIHQPFGMVLVTGPTGSGKTTTLYSALSELNKTSENISTAEDPVEFNLAGINQVQMKEDIGLNFAAALRAFLRQDPDIIMVGEIRDFETAEIAIPAALTGHMVLSTLHTNDAPSTINRLLNMGIEPFLVASSVNCIVAQRLARRVCPDCKQDDPSVTREELQQAGLSAEEAAKCRPVKGAGCANCSDTGFKGRVAVYEVMVLTETLKEFVLNGASSTEIKREAIRGGMSTLRRSSLNKVLEGGTTLSEVFRVSARDD, from the coding sequence TTGAACGATCGGATCGGCGAGCTCCTCGTACAGAAGAACCTCCTGTCGCAGGAGCAGCTCAAGCGCGCCAAGGAAGAGGCGCGCACGAGTGGCACGCGCGTCGGCTACCAGATCACCAAGCTCGGCTTCGTCGCCGAGACGGCCGTGGCGGACGCGGTCTCCGGGCAGTACGGCGTTCCGACCATCGAGCTCAACGACTTCGAGGTCGACCCCGAGGTCATCGCGCTGATCCCGGAAGACGTCGCGAACAAGCACCTGATCCTGCCGGTGAATCGCGCGGGATCGACGCTGATCATCGCGATGAGCGACCCGTCCAACATCTTCGCGATCGACGACGTCAAGTTCCTGACCGGCTACAACGTCGAGGTCGTCGTCGCCGCAGAAGCGTCCGTCCGGCGCGCGATCGAGCGCTACTACGACGCGGCCCAGAACCTCGAAGAGGTCATGGCCGGGTTCGACGACGAGGACTTCGAGATCGTCGGCGGCGAGGACGGGACGAACCTCGAGGAGCTCGAGAAGGCGGTCGAGGACGCGCCCGTCGTGAAGCTCGCGAACGTGATCCTGACCGACGCGATCAAGAAAAACGCCTCGGACATCCACGTCGAGCCGTACGAGAAGGACTTCCGCGTCCGCTACCGCATCGACGGCGTGCTGTACGAGGTGATGAAGCCGCCGCGCAAGCTGCGCAATCCGCTCACCTCGCGCATGAAGATCATGGCTAATCTCGACATCGCCGAACGGCGGCTGCCGCAGGACGGCCGCATCAAGCTGAAGATGGGCAAGAGCAAGGAGATGGATTACCGCGTCTCCGTCCTGCCGACGCTCTTCGGCGAGAAGATCGTCATGCGTCTCCTCGACAAGTCGAACCTGCAGCTCGACATGACCAAGCTCGGCTTCGAGGAGCCGCAGCTGCGGGACTTCAAGACCTCGATCCATCAGCCCTTCGGGATGGTCCTGGTGACCGGGCCGACCGGTTCCGGCAAGACGACGACGCTGTACTCGGCTCTATCCGAGCTGAACAAGACCTCCGAGAACATCTCCACCGCGGAGGACCCGGTCGAGTTCAACCTCGCCGGCATCAACCAGGTGCAGATGAAGGAGGACATCGGGCTGAACTTCGCGGCCGCCCTGCGCGCCTTCCTGCGCCAGGACCCGGACATCATCATGGTCGGCGAGATTCGCGACTTCGAGACGGCGGAGATCGCCATCCCCGCCGCGCTCACCGGTCACATGGTCCTCTCGACGCTGCACACCAACGACGCGCCGAGCACGATCAACCGGCTGCTCAACATGGGCATCGAGCCGTTCCTGGTCGCGAGCTCCGTGAACTGCATCGTGGCCCAGCGGCTCGCGCGGCGCGTCTGTCCGGACTGCAAGCAGGACGACCCGAGCGTCACGCGCGAGGAGCTGCAGCAGGCGGGCCTCTCGGCGGAGGAGGCGGCGAAGTGCCGTCCCGTCAAGGGCGCGGGCTGCGCGAATTGCTCCGACACCGGCTTCAAGGGCCGCGTCGCCGTCTACGAAGTCATGGTTCTGACCGAAACGCTCAAGGAATTCGTCCTGAACGGCGCTAGTTCAACCGAGATCAAGCGCGAGGCGATCCGCGGCGGCATGAGCACGCTGCGGCGCAGCTCGCTGAACAAGGTGCTCGAGGGCGGAACGACTCTTTCGGAGGTGTTCCGCGTCTCGGCTCGGGACGATTAG